In the Halalkalicoccus sp. CGA53 genome, TCATAGAGCAAGTCTCTGAGCAAACATTCAGTAGGTTCTTAGGAGTGAATCGGGTACCATCTGCAGTGTCCGAAGAGGTTGATGATAAGGCAGATGACGTCGAATTCATCAATGTTGATGGGCTGGCGTTCACTCCGCGTGAGCATGAGCGTCTGAAGTCACTTCTTCACGGTGAACGGTTTCGAGAGCTGGCTTTTAGCGATCGAAGATATCTGGTCCTCGGAACGGGCGGCGATACCAAAGCAGCTGATCGTCGCATGCTGGTCGATGAGCTCTTAGGCGGTCGTCCCGATGCCACGGCGTTCCGATTGGAGGATTTTGAGCTGACTACGGATGAACTTGCGCTATGGGCAGCAGCGTACGAAAATCTCTGCGGTCGAGCGACACAGATCGTCCTCGTCATTGAGGATTACGAGGGAGGATACGTGTGGGAACTCGGCTATCACTTCCACGAGGAGATTCGGGAGAAGGTATGGGTCCTCAAACGAGAGTACGGGAGTAAGAGCGAAAATAGAGCCCACTACGATAACGGGATGGCTGCTTCGCACCTGCAGCTACTCGAGAACGCGGAGCGAACAATTCTCTGGAGAGATCGAGAGGAGTTAGAAGCCGGAGTAAGCGAGATACCGTGAGAATACGAATCAGGTAGAGCCTTTGCGTTAGGAGACGGCCACCCTCGCCGTAGGGCTGAACTCTGCCGTCAAGAATGGTCGGTAGGCCGGGATTCGGTTGCCCGAGCGGGATCTGACTGACAAACCGTATCGGGGGCCGTCGGCAGAGTGAGTGTTATGTGATTTCCTACCAGGTGTCTGTACGTGCAGTACACAACCCTCGGATCGACCGGCATGTCCGTCAGTCAGATCTGTCTCGGGACGATGAATTTTGGTCTCGACAGTGAAGGCTGGAAACTTGATGAGGCCGATAGTAGGCAGATCATCGAACGTGCGATCGACCTCGGAATCAATTTCATCGATACAGCAAACGTCTACCGCGATGGAGAGAGCGAAGCAGTCCTCGGAGACGTAATCTCCGAATATGACCGCGACTCGCTCGTTATCGCGACCAAAGTCTATGGATCGATGGACGAAAATGACCCGAACGCACAAGGGCTCTCTCGCAAGGCAATCGAGCAGGAGCTCGCAGCTTCGCTCGACCGCCTCGGAATAGAGACGGTCGATCTCTACCAGATCCACCGGTGGGATGACGAAACACCGATCGAGGAGACGCTCCGAACGCTCGATGACGCGGTCCGGAGAACTCAAGTGCGATACATCGGGGGATCCTCGATGTGGGCATATCAGTTCGCGGAGGCCCTCCATACCAGCGACCAAATCAGTTTGGAGCGGTTCGTCTCGATGCAGAACCACTACAACCCGGTCTACCGGGAAGAAGAACGCGAGATGCTCCCTCTCTGTGACCACGAGGGGATTGGGGTCATTCCATGGAGTCCATTGGCCCGAGGATACCTGACGCGTCCGCACGACGCGTTCGATTCGACTGCCCGTGGAAGCGAAGAGGCCGACTCACGAAAAGACAGACATGCTGTCTATCGTGCTGGGGGCGGAGAGGAGATCAATCGACGGATCGAAGAACTCGCCGAGGACCATGGCGTGACAATGGCGCAGCTCACGATCGCCTGGCATCTCCATACCGGTTATGTGACGGCACCGATCATCGGCGTCTCGAGCATTGATCATCTCGAAGACGCTGTCGAAGCGGTCGAAATATCGCTCTCTGACTCCGATCGCGAATATATCGAAGAGCCATACGAACCGGTTGAGGTCGTCGGTCACGACTAACAGTCACGCGACTCCCCCGGGCGCACTGGGTGCAATAGTTTCTGACGGCTGCAACCCTTCAGACTGAGTAATCTACTTATGATAGGTGGCTGGATCGACTCGACATTCCAGCCATTTATTGCCTCACAAACACACCCGCTTCAGAGAATGTGACGCTGCTGAATATGCGCTGTGTATCTTGCACGGCTCGCTCAATCTATACCACAGGTGTCACAAACGACGTGCAACATCCAGAGGATGGGTGCAGCACAGTGAGTTTGTTATTTCGGGGAATCCCAGGTAAACCACCGGATTGGATTCATAGCAGATAGACGGTCGAAACGAAGGGACCGGTCGTCGATCCGTTCCATTAATTTGACTCACTTAAGAACGCAAGCACCTCATTGATGAAGAGTTCTGGCGCGGTATTCATAGCAACGTGTTGTTGCCCGTCAAGGATAGCGATCCGGCTATTGAGGAGCGCGTCGTTGATCGCCTCTGTTGCATCTTCGAGATACTGCGGACTCTCGCTCCCTAACAAGAGCAACGTCGGAGTGGTCATATTCCGAAATCGGAGAGGATCGAACTCGTAGTCGGCGGGTGCTTGGGTCTCACGATATGCTGTATGGGCCGCGTCCACACGGGCCTGCCAGTTCGGAGCGGATTTGAGCACATCGATCTGTGCGAGCGGAATTTTGGCAACCTCAAGGAAGAACAACACGAGCGCCTGTTCGTTCTCGCCATCGTCAAGTAGGGTCTCCATTTCAGTGAGTACTTCCTCGGAGTAGAGTTGGTGCTCTCCGACTGGAATCGGCGGTTCGTACAGCACGAGTTTCTCGATAGAGTCGGTCCGGAGGGTCGCCTCCAGCGAACAGAGTGCGCCGAAAGAATGACCGAGCAAGATTACCGGTTCATTGATCGTATCGGCGACTGCGGCGACATCTTCAAACTCCCGTTCCAGCTCATACTCGGCGGCATCGCTGCTCTCTCCCCGACCGCGACGGTCGACCGCGTAAACCGTAAAGTGTTTTTCGAAGGCGGAGCGGACCGGTTCCCACCGTGTGTGATCTGCGGTCGTTCCATGCACGACCACGAGCGGAGGCCCGCTCCCTGAACGTTCGTATGCAATCGCAGTTCCATCTACTGAAACGATCATTTCCATACGCACTCAACCTCTAGCGTACGCTGCCGACCCATGTTACCGTTACGCATACTACTCATAGGAGAGGAGAATACTCTCGCTCATTCTCCGTCAACAACAAATTGGTGAGCGAAAAATACGCGCTGTGAGTTCAGCTAAGATTGTTCGAGCTACTCGGGCTCTATCAGAAACGACGTGACCGACTCAGAGAGTGAGTCCAGCAGCCGGTCTCATCTGGCGGATACTGCTTTCGTCGAGCAAATCGTAGGTCACGTATGACCGACGCCCTCGTCATCGGCGGTACCGGCTTCATCGGACGGCACACGATCGAGAACCTTCTCGACCACGACTACGACGTCACGAGTCTGAGTCGCGGTGAACCGGAGTTCCCGTTCTCTGATCCCGGAGCCGTCGACCATTTGATCGGAGACCGCAGCGACCGGACCACGCTCGAGCGTGCCGCCACGCGACTCGATCAGGCTGTTGTGATCGATTGTGCAGCTTTCTATCCCCGGGACGTCGAGATCGCTGTCGACGTATTTGCCGACGCTGACGCGTACGTCTACGTCTCGAGCGGTGGCATATACAGAGTCCAAGAGATCCCTAAACGCGAGGACGAGACACCACTACAAACGTGTTCGTCCGAACAGGCCACCGACGATACGATGGCCAGCTATGGGGCTCGGAAGGCCGAGGGCGACCGGATCGCCCGAGCGGCCGCCGATCGCGGCATCGCAGCGATGAGCGTTCGCCCCTCCGTCCTCTACGGACCTCAATCCGTTCAGTCCCAGGACATCGATCCGACCGATTCACCCCCGACATGGATCGACGGGATGCCGGTGAATCAAACCCTCCATGATTACTGGATCGATCGTGTCGATCGGTTCGATCGGATCGTCGTTCCCGGTGATGGGACGGCGATTTGGCATCGGTCCTACGTCGAGGACGTGGCCGATTCGCTCCGGATCGTGGCTGAACGCGGCGAGCCCGGAGAGGCGTACAATGTCGCTGATCGGCGAGTGTGTACACTCGAAGACGTCATCAGACTGATTGCCGACGTATTCAAGACCACGATCGATGTCGTACACGCAAGTCGACGCGAACTCGATCAGGTCGGCCTCGAACCGACCGACTTCATCCTGTACCATCATCCCATGACGGGCTATCCACATGTGCTCGACACCTGTAAGGTTCAGACACTTGGATGGGAATCGACCCGTGTCGAGATAGCGATGGAGCGGACGGTCAAGGAGCGGATCGACCATATCCGAGACCGGGGCGAACATCCTCCAAACCGTGACGCCGAAGAACGTCTGCTCGCTGAACTCGCCTAACAGAGTCACAACCTCGGGTGATGGATATGCACTCTGTATTCATCATAGACTGATGAACATATCTTTGACCGAGGATTTCAGCAGAGCCAGCTCTACTGTTTCACCCGACTGCTTGCCATGATGTCACCGTTGTTCCAGTCGACTGATAAGACGTTAGTGTAGGTGCTACTATATCAGATGGCGGCTGAATCGAGCTGGTCTGGTCGGGGTATGGTTCTTCGAGGACCGTCTCACCGGTCTCATCGTTCACGATCACGGTATTCCTTTCTTGATTCCACATGTTCACGCCATAACCCCAGTAGAGATCGGTATTGGTGTTCGTTCCCTCACCAGTCCAGATCGTAACCCGATCTCCAGACTGTAAAACGAATCCCGATGGGAATCGTACTGGAGATAGTCCTCTATCTACCTGCCCACCGTCACCATCTGAGCCGGTGACGGCGTGCTTGGGTTCGAGCTCGCCGACAATGCAAAACGGTCCTTCGCGATCGGCCGCGACGACGACCAGCACAAAAATGAGAACAGCGAGTAACAAGAGAGCCATGCGCGAGACCAGATCCGATGCATAGAACCGGATCGATCGACTCGCACGGCAGGCCGCCGAGCGCTTCGAGATGCCCGTACTCAAGTAGATCATGTACGAACGAGTACCGAAGGACGATCAACTCCGATACTATCTGGATACCGCCGAGCAGGTTCGCGATACGAGCGACCTTCGGCAATTCGTCGCCAACCACGTCACCGTACGAAAGACGGTGCGCCATAGCCTCGGCTGCATCTACGACTTCTGGAACGCCCACGGTGTCTGGCCGGAGTCGACACCCCAGGACGATGGGTTACACATCGAGTACGAGGGGCCAACCCCGACTGATCTCGAGAGTGTCGCCTGCACCGAATGTGGGGCGAACGTCCGGTGAACGGGTTCGCGACCCCTACGTCGCGGAATACGACACCGGCGCGGTCTGTGGGTACTGCAGTTACGAGTGCTATTTCACCCACCGCCATCGAAGCAGCCTCGAGGAGTTCGCCGACGTGCAGAGTGTCTACTTCCCGCCGGCCTGAGCTCTACCGGACTAAACGATCAGTCCACCCAGCGTATCTCATCGGAGTCATCGCACAGAACCCATATAGCCGCTGAGAGGCTACGAGAAGTAATGGACGATTCTCCCTCGGCACAGACACAGTCTCGTATCTATACGGCGCCGCGAACGGATATCTCGCAGAACCAGGGCAAATTCCGGATTCACTTCAACTATCCCGGTCGGGCTGTCCCCGATCACGACGACCACGGCTACGGGCCGCTCGCGACCGTCGTTGAGTCGTTCATGGACCCGGGGACGCTCATCCGGATGCATCAGCACCGCAACGAGGAGATCATCTCGTGGGTTCCGGACGGCGTGATGCGCCATGACGACCGCCAGGGCAACGAACTCGTCACCGATTCCGACCATCTGATGGTGATGAACGCCGGCAGCGGCTTCTGGCACGCCGAGGAGACACTCGCGGATGACCCGCCCCTGCGGATGCTCCAGATATTCGTCCGGCCGCACAGCCTCGACCTCGAGCCGGGCATCCAGCACGAACCAATTCCCAAGTCGGTCATTGGTGAGTGGCGGCACCTCTTCGGCCCCGAGGAGACCGAGGCCCCGCTGTACGTTCGCAACGACATCGACTTCTATGACTGCCGCCTCGATGCCGGCACCACGACCACGCTCCCGTCCCGGTCTGACTGGCACACCTACCTGTACGTCTTTGAGGGAGCCGTCGAGGTTGGAGACGAGTCCATAGGGTACACCGAAAGCGCCCTTGTGGCCGACGACCGCGACGTGACGGTCACTGCGAGGGAGGACTCATCGATCGTCGCGTTTGTAATCAACCCTGACGCTCCGGTCACACGGCAGGGCACGATCGGCCGCTGAGACCCCCACCGAGATCATCCCGCTCGTGAAAATGCAATGGAAAAGAGGGGTGTCTGTCGTGTGGCAGACAAGTGGTTTTCGAGGGATAGCTTTGGGCAGCGTTGTGAACGGGGAATCATTTCATCTGGATATCCAGACCAGTCCTTCCTTTAAATTTGTAATTCACTGGTGGAATTGAGACACACTCCACATCACAGATCACAAAGCTGCACAGCGAGTCGGGTCAACTCTCGTTGCTCCTCAATCGAGTCTACCCACCGCTTTGGGAGAGCACTCGCTCCAAACCGGGCACCGGCGACGGCACCGGTGATCGCACCGATCGTATCCGTATCTCCCCCACGATTCACGGTTGTGATAATCGCCTCATCAGCGTTGTCCGCCCGAAGAGCGTCGTGAAGGGCTGTCTGCAGCGAGTCGAGGACGTATCCTGACGTCGACAGCGATTCGATTTCTCCACCGTTCGCGATCGGTTCGAGCGCGGTAACGAGTTCCTCCGGTGCGCTCGATCGGACGTGAGCGATTGCTTTTCCTAGTGGATCCGGATCATCCTGGAGGACGCCTGCAATGGTGAGGTTCAGGACAGCACACCCGTAGGTACATCGGGGGTCTGCATGGGTGATACGTGAGGAGTCCCGACTCACACGTTCGAGCGTTGTTGGATCATCGGCAAAGGCAAGTGCGAGAGGTGGACACCGCATCTCGCTCCCGTAACCTGCGTTGGCCACTTCGGCGCTTGTTTCCCACACCTGGTGGCCAGCTTCATCCCACGGGGAGCCCGCTTTGAGTGCCATTATTGATTCGCGGGTCATGATCCCGATGTCGAACGGCTCACTGTCGTACCACTCGACAAAGCGTTCGGCGACGTCCGCGGGGTCGAACGTTCCGCGTTTGACGAGGCTGCGGGCGATACAGAGCGCTTGTTCGGGGTCGTCGGTCAAGGTTCCAGCTGGCTGGTTCCACGTTCCTTACCCAATCATTTCCGTCAGCGTCCCGTGGTCGGCTGCGATCTGACCTGCAGGGGTGAACTCAACCGGTCGACCGAGAGCATCCCCGCAGGCAAGGCCAAGGAGGATACCTTTCGCTCGATCCGCACCCATTGTTCAGTGAGTGCATATTTTAATCACCTCGTTTTCTATGATGGCTGAGTCAGCGAACACTTTAGCAGGTTCTGAACTGAGTAGGTAGTACGGCTGAGACTGGGGGGTCGAGATCCGATGTGGACGACGGAGGTGGGTTGCTCCCCGAGCACAGTATCCTCTCTCTCGAGGAGTACTTGGAGATGCAACGGGTGATCGGGAACGAGACGAGGTTTCGGGTACTTGATCGACTGATCTCGGAGGGGCAACAGAGCGCAAAGGAACTCACAGAAGCGCTTGCGGTTCCTTCGAACACCCTTCATTACCACCTCGATACGCTCGTCGATGTCGGTCTCATCGAGAATCGAAAACGAAAACAGCCTACCCGAGACGGTCTCTACTCGTACTATCGAGCAACCTCGCTGGGTGAAGGCATTCTCGAACATGGGGTACGTGAGTTGATGCGTGAGGAGTGGGACCTTCTCGAGGCCTACGGCGAGTAGTGGTTCTCTCCTTGGAACGGAAGGTTTGTTTTCCGACCGGCAGCGTTCTGTGAGACCGACGGAACAACGTTTCTCGATACGATCTGGTCAGAAAGCGAAACGGCAGCGCAGAAACTGGGTGAGGACCTCCAGGACAACGTCTTCACCGCGTTGCAGACACTCGGGACCGGGTTCGTTGGGTCCAACGATCTAGTAGAGCGAATCGATCTGGACGCGCTGTTCGCGTTAAGAAGAGAAAATAGCGTTACTAGGTAACACTCGTCAAGTGCGAAAGGCCGGATGTTGCACGAGGCTCACTGACCTCCTCCCAACCTATGGGAGTGGTCCCATACATTTACAGTGATGGGGTTTGTCCCATAGGGTAGAGATGGTGTACAGGGTCATCGAGGACGTGGAGGATCGAGTTGCGGATCGTGTCATCCGCCGAAAGATCATCCAGACCGACGACCCCAAGTACCCTAGCGGTTACCGATACGCGCTCCACTACGGCTATACCGATGGACGGGGCACCATCCTCCGATACGACAACGAGAATCGAACGCGCGGGCGCCACGAACGCCACACGACCGAGGAAGTGACCGAGGTCGAATTTCCGGGGATAATGGTACTCCGCGATCGGTTTCTCGAGGAGATCGAAACGCTATGACCGAGAACACACTCAAAATCACGTTCAAGGAACAGGACGAGCATCGCACAGCGGCTCGCGAGCGGCTCCGTCGGGCTGAAGCCGGCGAGAGCGGCGAGGCGGTCGAGCAGGACGTCAGATTCATCTTGAATTTCGAGGAATTCGAGGACGTCGACCGGCTGATGCGAACGTCGAATCTCGAACTCGTCGAGGCGATCGTCACCGACCGTCCAGAGAGCATCCGCCAGGCGGCCGCTGCTGTGGACCGCGACTACCGGGAAGTGCATCGGAATCTCAAAGAGCTCGAAGCGTTAGGCGTCGTCGAGTTCGAAACGGTCGGCAAGAGTAAGAAGCCGATTCTTCGGGAGGGTGCCGAGAACATCGATCTCTCGATCCGTTTCCCGCGACCTGCCGGTTCAGACCCCCCCGGGGCGTCGGTGTGAGTCGTACCGGTCTCAGACCTTGTACAACACTGTCCTGAAAGGCCGATCGTTGCACAAGGCTTTCCGACACCGTCGCCGCCGTGGCTCGGTTCACATCTGCCCCTCGTCCTGGACATTATGAATTGGGATATCGATCATGTCGGCCTGACGCTGGCGAACTTCCCGACGAACGCCGTCGACGATCCTAGCGAACTGCGAGAGTACGAACACCGCCAGAATTACTCGAACGTTGGCGCGCAGCACTGCGAACAGGAGCCCGACCGCGCTACTCATCCTCACCTCCGACGACGAGTGTGGTCACGGAGGCACGACCTCTTTCGTTTGATCGACAATGGAGAGTCGAAGCTCGGGATTCCGGCGTACAACAGCGGGCTGTTCGACGATTCGCAGCATTAGTTTCTCGCAGAGCGGCAAGTCTCGAATCGGCATCTTGCGGAGGTGATCTTCCGGCAGTCTACGACCGAAGCAGACGACGGTGATGGAGTGGTCGCGGCGGATTACGCCGATCTCGATACGCGACACCTGGGGACGATCTACGAGGGACTGTTAGAGCACCAGTTCAGAATCGCTTTCGAGGATTATGCAGCCGTCTCGGAGAACGGTGGGCAGATTTGGAAGCCCGTGACTGAGGTAACGGTCGCGGATGTAGTCGAATCGAGTGAAAATGAGAGCCGAACGAAACTCGTGGTGTGAGGTGAACGGTATGGCACCTTCTATTGTTGTGATAGAATCTGTGTGCAGGCTGGTGTTTCGTCACTATAGAAAAAGCTAATAGGTCTGTGTTGATTGCTACCAATGCAAATGATATTGGTTGGCGTAGATATCGGTGGTACATTTACTGATATCTACAAAATCAACAACCAAACCGGGGAACAGGAGATACACAAATTGAATACCACGCCAGAAGACCCGTCAAAAGGGGCGCTGGAGGGGATCAAAGAGATTTGTGAGCTAACAGACACAGACCCTACAGACATTAAGTACGTTCTGCACGGCACAACGATCGCCACGAATGCGGTCTTAGAACACGAAGGCGTTGAAACGGGAATGATTACTACCGAGAATTACCGTGACGTCATCCACATTGGGCGTCACCAGCGCCCACAAAACTACTCCATCCAGCAAGACATCCCTTGGCAAGCCGCCCCTCTCGTAAAACGCCGCCACCGGAAGACAGTTCTAGAACGGATCATACCACCGGATGGCGATATTGAGATCCCACTTGACGAGGACGCAGTTATTCAAAAAGCGAATGGGTTTCGAGAAGAGAATATCAAGTCGATCGCCATCTGCTTCTTGTTCTCCTATCTAAACGAAGAACACGAAAACCGTGCAAAAGAGCTTGTGGAAGAGGTCTATCCCGAGGCGTACGTCACTACCTCCTGCGAGGTGTACCCACAGTTCCGCGAGTTCGAACGCTTTACCACCACGGCGATGAACGCCTACATCGGTCCGACAGTCATAGAGTACCTAAACCAATTCAAATCAGGCCTACAAAATGTTGGTATTGACGCTGAACTGCACATCATGCAGTCCAATGGAGGAATTGGCACCGAGTCAACAGTTGCGCAAACGCCCGTAAATCTACTATACTCCGGGCCGGCAGGTGGGATCCTTGGGGCAAAGTGGCGAAGCGGCGCCAACACTGCCGAAGCCGAGGACATTAACGTCATCACGATTGACATGGGTGGAACGAGCGCAGATATCGGAATCGTGGCCGGCGGAGAGATCAGCGAGGCGAATGTTCGCGAGACCGAGATTGGTGGCTACCCAATCATGACGCCCATGATTGACATCTCCACGATCGGAGCTGGTGGAGGAAGTATTGCGTACCTCGACCAAGGCGGAGCATTCCGCGTCGGTCCAAAGTCCGCGGGTGCCGATCCGGGACCCATCGCTTATAATTTTGGTGGAACCGAACCCACCGTCACTGACGCTCACGTAGCCCTCGGACGCATACGCGAAGAGTTCTTCCTCGGTGGCGATATGACCCTTAATCTGGAGGGCGCCCGAAAGGGAATCAAACAAGAGATCGCCGACCCACTCGGACTTGATACAGTTGAGGCCAGTCTGGGAGTCTTGAACATTGTCAACAACAATATGGCGAACGCGATCCGGTCGAAGACCATTCAGAAGGGACGTGATCCCCAGAAATTCACGCTCGTCGGCTTCGGTGGCGCGGGACCAATGCATACTGCCGACTTGGCGCGAGAGCTCGGCGTCGCGAAATGTCTAATCCCAATCAGTCCGGGTGTGCTCTCTGCGACCGGCCTCACCACCACGGATATCCAGTACGACTACATTAGCACTGAGTTTAGCCTCATCTCGGAGGCCGAGCACGACGATATCACCGCGAAATACGACAAGCTAATCGACCAGGCCACCTCCCAAATTACCGCAGATGGCATTCCAGAGTCAGACACCCTTCTCGAAATGACCGCGGACTGCAGGTATGAGGGCCAAGGATACGAATTAAACATCCGGGTCGGTCAGAATGGTAGACTCGACGACCTCGAAACGATCCGAAACCGGTTTGACAAGTATCACGAATCTGAGTTCGGTCACAATTTTCCGCATAACCCTGTGGAGATTGTTAACGAACGAGTGGCTGCGGTCGGACGAATTCCTTCGTCAGAACTTGTCGAAGTCGAACAAGCAACGGGTCCAGTGGTCGATGAGGTCATCACGACTGAGGAGGTCCACTTCCGGTTAGATCAGGAGATTGTGGGGTACGAGACCGACTTTTATGATCGGAATACGCTGATGGCCGGTCATGAAATCCAGGGCCCGGCCATCATCGGCGAAAAGGACTCGACGACGATCGTTCCACCGGACTTCACGGCGACTGTCTTAGATTACGGTGACCTTGAACTGGTGCAAACGGAGTAACCATCCATGACAAAAATTGAAACTAGGACCTACGAGACTGTCCGCGAACAGACCAGTCCCCGTATCGATACCGACGATCCTGAATCCGAAGTTGACCCAGTGACCCGCCGGGTCATCAACGGAAATCTAGTGAATATCTGTGACGAGATGGGTCACAAGATGACTAGAATGAGCTATTCGAGTATCATCAGGGAGTCTGAGGATTTCGGTTGTGCGCTCCTGAACGAACAAGGGCAACAACTGTGTGAGACCGACAGCACTCCCCTGCAGATGGGCCCTATTCCAGCGTACGTCAAAGGAACCATCGACCTTTTCGACGAGCGGGGTGAAACGTTCAACGAAGGAGACGTCATCATCCACAACGACCCGTACTACGGTGCAAGTCACGCACCAGATTTTGGGATTATTCTACCCGTCTTCCGTGATGGTGGCCTTACCGCGTTTTCCGTGACCACAGCTCATCACTTGGAGGTGGGTGCTGATAAGCCCGGGACGTGCATCATAGACACGATCGATTCCTATAGTGAGTCGATACGCTTAGACGCGCTGAAAATTATAGAGGGTGGTGAGCGAAACAAGACTGCCTGGCAGCTCATCGGGGACAACATCCGCGTCCCGGATATGGTAATGGGCGATATCGAGGCGCAGATCTCTGCCGCCAAGGTTGGTGCCAATCGGCTACACGAACTCTTCGACGAGTATGGCCATGATACCGTCAAATATGCCGGTGAGGCCATGATGAACTACTCTGAGCGGATGCTCCGGGATGAAATCGAGAAACTTCCAGATGGAGAATACTCCGCTGAAGGGTATATTGACGGCTATCTCGACTCAGAAAACCCCGACGAGAAGGACATTTTTCTAGCTGTCGATATGACTGTCGACGGGCGGGATATTCATGTTGACCTCTCCCGGTGTGATGATCAGTTAGACAACCGGCCGATCAATATGCCCTACGAGGGGACCGTCTTCTACGCAGTGTTACTCGTAATCAGATCAACATTACTAGATACTGAACGGTTCCCTCTCGTTCCGCAAAACGATGGAATCAGTCGGCCACTATCGGTCCACGCCCCGGAAGGGTCGATCGCCAACCCACGGTTCCCCGCACCGACGATTGCCCGGTTCTGTGGCGGTAACAAGATCGCCGATCTGACGCTGAAGTGCATCGCACAGGCAGCGCCCGAGAAAGCTTGTGCCGGCGTTGGCAACCTGAAAGTTACTACAAGCAGTGGGGTTACCGAGGATGATGAATACTGGGTGTACATGGACATCTCCTCGGGAAGTTACGGGGCTCGTCCGACCAAAGATGGCCTTGACGCGGTCGACACTTTGTACGCGAACACCCGGAACAATCCCATCGAAGACATTGAGAGTCACTACCCAATTCGTGTAACGAAGTACGAACTTCGGGAAGACGTCGAAGGGGCAGGAAAGTACCGCGGTGGCTATGGACCGATACGGGAATTCGAGTACCAAAGCGATGGTCGGGTCTCAGTCGAAGGCGATGGGTCAAAGTTCGAACCGTGGGGCTTCGGTGGTGGCCATGACGGTTCTACAGGTAAACTGATCGTCGAAGGTGAGATCGACGAGGAGACTCCCCGATCGAAGATGACGAACAAACCTATCGAGAAAGGGCAACGGCTACGACTCGTCGGACCTTGTGGTGGCGGCTGGGGCGATCCAACGGAACGTGATCCGAATCGCGTTCGGAGTGATGTCCTAGATGACTTCGTTAGTCGAGAAAGAGCAAGGGAAGTCTACCGGGTTGCACTCACCGACGACCTCGAGATTGACTGGGAAGAAACCGAGCAGCTTCGGAGCTAGACGAACGCTCATCCACCATCCAAAGAGGGGTTCTATGTCCCGATCGCTACAACGCGTTAGTAACTAATCTATTGTAAGGCCATGACGAAGCTCCCATAACACAAGTCAAGTTCTCTTGCGCATGGCCTGAGATAATTACCCTTGCATCAGTTCTAGGAGATCCTCGTCTTCTGCAATCTCCATCGGATCACCGCTGGCGATAATCTCGCCTCGGTCGATGACGACCAATCTGTCGGTGACCTCTGCGATGTGCCTAACGTTTGCCTCTGCGATGAGCACAGAAATATCGTTCGTTTTGATAATCTCTGCGATATTTTCTTTAAGTCGCTCGACGATGATCGGTGCGAGTCCTTCAAAGGGTTCAT is a window encoding:
- a CDS encoding pirin family protein — translated: MDDSPSAQTQSRIYTAPRTDISQNQGKFRIHFNYPGRAVPDHDDHGYGPLATVVESFMDPGTLIRMHQHRNEEIISWVPDGVMRHDDRQGNELVTDSDHLMVMNAGSGFWHAEETLADDPPLRMLQIFVRPHSLDLEPGIQHEPIPKSVIGEWRHLFGPEETEAPLYVRNDIDFYDCRLDAGTTTTLPSRSDWHTYLYVFEGAVEVGDESIGYTESALVADDRDVTVTAREDSSIVAFVINPDAPVTRQGTIGR
- a CDS encoding aminopeptidase, with the protein product MSEEVDDKADDVEFINVDGLAFTPREHERLKSLLHGERFRELAFSDRRYLVLGTGGDTKAADRRMLVDELLGGRPDATAFRLEDFELTTDELALWAAAYENLCGRATQIVLVIEDYEGGYVWELGYHFHEEIREKVWVLKREYGSKSENRAHYDNGMAASHLQLLENAERTILWRDREELEAGVSEIP
- a CDS encoding alpha/beta fold hydrolase, whose translation is MEMIVSVDGTAIAYERSGSGPPLVVVHGTTADHTRWEPVRSAFEKHFTVYAVDRRGRGESSDAAEYELEREFEDVAAVADTINEPVILLGHSFGALCSLEATLRTDSIEKLVLYEPPIPVGEHQLYSEEVLTEMETLLDDGENEQALVLFFLEVAKIPLAQIDVLKSAPNWQARVDAAHTAYRETQAPADYEFDPLRFRNMTTPTLLLLGSESPQYLEDATEAINDALLNSRIAILDGQQHVAMNTAPELFINEVLAFLSESN
- a CDS encoding NAD-dependent epimerase/dehydratase family protein, with product MTDALVIGGTGFIGRHTIENLLDHDYDVTSLSRGEPEFPFSDPGAVDHLIGDRSDRTTLERAATRLDQAVVIDCAAFYPRDVEIAVDVFADADAYVYVSSGGIYRVQEIPKREDETPLQTCSSEQATDDTMASYGARKAEGDRIARAAADRGIAAMSVRPSVLYGPQSVQSQDIDPTDSPPTWIDGMPVNQTLHDYWIDRVDRFDRIVVPGDGTAIWHRSYVEDVADSLRIVAERGEPGEAYNVADRRVCTLEDVIRLIADVFKTTIDVVHASRRELDQVGLEPTDFILYHHPMTGYPHVLDTCKVQTLGWESTRVEIAMERTVKERIDHIRDRGEHPPNRDAEERLLAELA
- a CDS encoding toxin-antitoxin system TumE family protein, coding for MVYRVIEDVEDRVADRVIRRKIIQTDDPKYPSGYRYALHYGYTDGRGTILRYDNENRTRGRHERHTTEEVTEVEFPGIMVLRDRFLEEIETL
- a CDS encoding ArsR/SmtB family transcription factor, whose translation is MDDGGGLLPEHSILSLEEYLEMQRVIGNETRFRVLDRLISEGQQSAKELTEALAVPSNTLHYHLDTLVDVGLIENRKRKQPTRDGLYSYYRATSLGEGILEHGVRELMREEWDLLEAYGE
- a CDS encoding aldo/keto reductase, whose amino-acid sequence is MQYTTLGSTGMSVSQICLGTMNFGLDSEGWKLDEADSRQIIERAIDLGINFIDTANVYRDGESEAVLGDVISEYDRDSLVIATKVYGSMDENDPNAQGLSRKAIEQELAASLDRLGIETVDLYQIHRWDDETPIEETLRTLDDAVRRTQVRYIGGSSMWAYQFAEALHTSDQISLERFVSMQNHYNPVYREEEREMLPLCDHEGIGVIPWSPLARGYLTRPHDAFDSTARGSEEADSRKDRHAVYRAGGGEEINRRIEELAEDHGVTMAQLTIAWHLHTGYVTAPIIGVSSIDHLEDAVEAVEISLSDSDREYIEEPYEPVEVVGHD
- a CDS encoding HVO_A0114 family putative DNA-binding protein, with amino-acid sequence MTENTLKITFKEQDEHRTAARERLRRAEAGESGEAVEQDVRFILNFEEFEDVDRLMRTSNLELVEAIVTDRPESIRQAAAAVDRDYREVHRNLKELEALGVVEFETVGKSKKPILREGAENIDLSIRFPRPAGSDPPGASV